A genomic stretch from Sinorhizobium terangae includes:
- a CDS encoding DUF1254 domain-containing protein, with the protein MRSTLFAILVGLFGAALLHIIIVLALPQFTGRDAYTRVLGLLEMDSFFPLTAEPGATGLDNSDPYLRTAVCSFSIAEAPARFIARGAVPFWSLSVFDSNSNEVFSMNDHTAVNGSLDLVVATPIQLVELRKSPPETLAQSIMIEMKDDEGYAVLRALAPLDSFEEQVRNFLTESSCEPFRR; encoded by the coding sequence ATGCGTAGCACGCTGTTCGCCATTCTCGTCGGCCTGTTTGGCGCGGCCCTGCTGCATATCATTATCGTGCTTGCCCTGCCGCAATTCACCGGCCGGGACGCCTATACGCGCGTGCTCGGCCTCCTCGAGATGGACAGCTTCTTCCCGTTGACGGCAGAGCCGGGGGCAACCGGGCTCGACAACAGCGACCCCTATCTGCGAACCGCCGTCTGCAGCTTTTCGATCGCCGAGGCGCCGGCGCGCTTCATCGCCCGCGGCGCGGTGCCGTTCTGGTCGCTTTCCGTCTTCGACAGCAACTCGAACGAGGTGTTCAGCATGAACGACCATACGGCCGTCAACGGCAGTCTCGACCTGGTCGTCGCCACGCCTATCCAACTGGTCGAATTGCGCAAATCGCCCCCGGAAACGCTGGCTCAGTCCATCATGATCGAGATGAAGGACGATGAGGGCTATGCGGTTCTGCGGGCTCTTGCCCCGCTCGACAGCTTCGAGGAACAGGTTCGCAATTTCCTGACGGAGTCGAGTTGCGAGCCCTTCCGGCGTTGA
- a CDS encoding heme lyase CcmF/NrfE family subunit: protein MIIELGHYALVLALATALVQAILPIAGARLGDRALMELASSAALVCGLLVAFSFAVLTFAYVTSDFSVRNVWENSHSLKPLIYKISGVWGNHEGSMLLWLLILVFFSALVALFGRNLPETLKATVLAVQAWIAAAFALFILLTSNPFARLIPAPGEGKDLNPVLQDVGLAIHPPLLYLGYVGFSVCFSFAIAALIEGRIDAAWARWVRPWTLAAWTFLTAGIAMGSYWAYYELGWGGWWFWDPVENASFMPWLAGTALLHSALVMEKREALKIWTVLLAIMTFSLSLLGTFLVRSGVLTSVHAFATDPTRGIFILAILVVFIGGAFSLFALRASRLKSGGLFAPISREGALVLNNLILTTAAATVLTGTLYPLVLEALTGEKISVGAPFFNMTFGLLMLPLLCAVPFGPLLAWKRGDLTGAAQRLFVAAAVGLLVAAAYYYAMNGGPVIALLGIALGVYLIVGALTDLILRSGIGKAAGSVAWKRLSGLPRSAFGTALAHAGLGVTLIGIVAVTGFETETVVEMKPGMTVDAGGYTLRFDGMRPGRGPNYTEETGHFTVSRGGVAVTEISSSKRLYTARRMPTTEAGIRTFGLSQLYVSLGDQMTDGGIVVRVWWKPLILCIWGGALVMMAGGVVSLSDRRLRVGAPTRARRAARLALGVAE from the coding sequence ATGATCATCGAGCTCGGACATTATGCCCTGGTGCTGGCACTCGCGACCGCGCTCGTCCAGGCGATCTTGCCGATCGCCGGAGCGCGGCTTGGTGACCGCGCGCTGATGGAACTCGCCTCGAGCGCTGCACTTGTCTGCGGCTTGCTCGTTGCCTTCTCCTTTGCGGTGCTGACCTTTGCCTACGTGACCTCCGACTTCTCCGTGCGCAACGTCTGGGAGAATTCGCATTCGCTCAAGCCCTTGATCTACAAGATTTCCGGTGTGTGGGGGAACCACGAGGGGTCGATGCTGCTATGGCTGCTGATCCTCGTCTTCTTTTCCGCTCTCGTGGCGTTGTTCGGCCGCAACCTCCCGGAAACGCTGAAGGCAACCGTGCTCGCCGTACAGGCCTGGATCGCGGCCGCCTTTGCGCTCTTCATCCTGCTGACGTCCAATCCCTTTGCCCGCCTCATCCCGGCACCGGGCGAGGGCAAGGACCTGAACCCGGTGCTTCAGGATGTCGGTCTCGCCATCCACCCTCCGCTGCTCTACCTCGGCTATGTCGGTTTTTCCGTCTGCTTTTCCTTTGCCATCGCGGCGCTGATCGAAGGCCGCATCGACGCGGCCTGGGCGCGTTGGGTGCGTCCATGGACGCTTGCCGCCTGGACCTTCCTGACGGCGGGCATCGCCATGGGCTCCTACTGGGCCTATTACGAACTCGGCTGGGGCGGCTGGTGGTTCTGGGACCCGGTTGAAAACGCCTCGTTCATGCCGTGGCTTGCAGGCACGGCGCTGCTGCACTCGGCACTGGTGATGGAAAAGCGCGAGGCGCTGAAGATCTGGACCGTGCTGCTTGCGATCATGACCTTCTCGCTGTCGCTGCTCGGCACCTTCCTCGTCCGTTCGGGCGTGCTCACGTCGGTGCACGCTTTCGCCACCGATCCGACGCGCGGCATCTTCATTCTCGCCATTCTCGTTGTCTTCATCGGTGGCGCGTTTTCACTCTTCGCGCTCCGGGCCTCGCGTCTCAAGTCCGGCGGGCTTTTCGCGCCGATCTCGCGCGAGGGAGCCCTCGTTCTCAACAACCTCATTCTCACGACGGCGGCAGCGACGGTGCTCACCGGCACGCTCTATCCCCTGGTGCTCGAGGCCCTGACGGGGGAAAAGATTTCGGTTGGCGCACCGTTCTTTAACATGACCTTTGGTCTGTTGATGCTGCCGCTACTTTGCGCAGTTCCCTTCGGTCCGCTGCTTGCCTGGAAGCGCGGCGACCTCACCGGCGCTGCCCAGCGTTTGTTCGTCGCAGCCGCGGTCGGCCTCCTTGTCGCTGCGGCCTATTACTACGCAATGAATGGCGGCCCGGTAATTGCCCTCCTCGGCATTGCGCTCGGCGTCTATCTGATCGTGGGCGCGCTGACCGATCTCATTCTGCGCTCCGGTATCGGCAAAGCGGCCGGCAGCGTTGCCTGGAAGCGGCTCTCGGGCCTGCCGCGCTCTGCCTTCGGGACGGCGCTCGCCCATGCGGGACTCGGCGTCACATTGATCGGCATCGTCGCCGTCACCGGCTTCGAGACCGAGACGGTTGTCGAGATGAAGCCGGGCATGACGGTGGACGCCGGTGGCTATACCCTGCGCTTCGACGGCATGCGTCCAGGGCGCGGGCCGAACTATACCGAGGAAACCGGGCATTTCACCGTAAGCCGGGGCGGCGTGGCGGTCACGGAAATCTCGTCGTCGAAGCGGCTTTATACGGCGCGCCGGATGCCGACCACGGAAGCCGGAATTCGGACCTTCGGCCTCAGCCAGCTCTATGTATCCCTCGGCGATCAGATGACCGACGGCGGAATTGTCGTGCGTGTCTGGTGGAAGCCGCTGATCCTTTGCATCTGGGGCGGGGCGCTGGTCATGATGGCGGGCGGCGTTGTCTCGCTCAGTGACCGCCGCCTGCGGGTTGGCGCGCCGACGCGCGCAAGAAGGGCCGCACGGCTCGCCTTGGGGGTAGCCGAATGA
- a CDS encoding DUF1214 domain-containing protein, which yields MFRIPLLVALALIVAFGGGITSAVWALKATVGFGSIAIGPWVAFPEAQTAAADPYAKAHRARAGELLFGGAEGLIFTAATDDSGARLSAACSYDISGITPPARFWTLYATTSDGMTLRAGPDLPSAVNSWTVLRAEDSSFVVHASPFAQPENWLAIRHGGSFKLVLTLLDTPTAGSSGLIDLAMPKIVKTGCGNA from the coding sequence TTGTTTCGCATCCCCCTCCTCGTCGCTCTCGCTCTGATCGTCGCCTTTGGCGGCGGGATCACTTCGGCCGTCTGGGCGCTGAAGGCGACCGTCGGTTTCGGCTCAATCGCGATCGGCCCCTGGGTCGCGTTCCCCGAGGCACAGACGGCGGCGGCGGACCCCTACGCCAAGGCGCATCGCGCCCGCGCCGGCGAGTTGCTCTTTGGAGGCGCGGAAGGGCTGATTTTCACCGCGGCGACCGACGACAGCGGCGCCCGCCTGTCGGCTGCCTGCTCCTACGATATTTCGGGCATAACGCCGCCGGCCCGTTTCTGGACCCTCTATGCGACGACATCCGACGGCATGACCTTGCGGGCCGGACCGGACCTGCCGTCGGCGGTGAACTCCTGGACGGTGCTGCGCGCCGAAGACAGCAGTTTCGTCGTCCACGCCTCGCCTTTCGCTCAGCCGGAAAACTGGCTCGCCATCCGCCACGGCGGCAGCTTCAAGCTTGTCCTGACCCTGCTCGATACCCCGACTGCCGGCTCCTCGGGGTTGATCGATCTTGCGATGCCGAAAATCGTCAAGACGGGATGCGGAAATGCGTAG
- a CDS encoding ATP-binding protein: MAIRSLTARVLAVSTVWAVVALVVIGVVISALYRQGSERGFQDLLRAQLYNVINSISVNEKAVLTGSPQLGDLRFSQPQTGWYWIVEPIGEFDTPPLLSTSLGSAKLPIASVDEVPFDIRYERFYTTMDPFGNEVEVAETEVVLDIQGHAARFRVAGNRDVLEADIDRFTRNLTIALSIFGLGGLGVNALTILFGLRPLDQVRRSLEKIRAGESERLDGAFPREIQPLANEVNALIDSNRRIIERARMQVGNLAHSLKTPIAVLLNEARVLEVPHGELVKTQADAMQTQVQIYLSRARIAAQRGSILARTEAQPALERLVRVMRRLNPERQFSLSINPPGLILAMEQQDVEETVGNLLENAARHARDHVSLTVRPAPDDVHGKDHGRHWIVLDVDDDGPGLDPDQIALAMKRGKRLDESKPGTGLGLSIVSEIVGEYQGTIELSRRDEGGLRAQLVLPAAV, encoded by the coding sequence ATGGCAATTAGATCACTCACGGCCCGCGTACTGGCGGTTTCGACCGTTTGGGCCGTCGTCGCCCTCGTTGTGATCGGAGTGGTTATATCCGCGCTGTACAGGCAGGGGTCTGAGCGCGGCTTTCAGGATCTGCTGCGCGCACAGCTTTACAACGTTATCAATTCGATCTCCGTCAACGAGAAGGCAGTTCTGACCGGAAGCCCGCAACTCGGCGACCTCCGCTTCTCCCAGCCCCAAACCGGATGGTACTGGATTGTCGAACCGATCGGCGAATTTGATACGCCGCCGCTGCTGTCGACGTCGCTCGGCTCCGCAAAACTGCCGATCGCCAGTGTCGACGAGGTTCCCTTCGATATTCGCTACGAGCGCTTCTACACGACCATGGATCCGTTCGGAAACGAGGTCGAGGTGGCCGAAACCGAGGTCGTCCTCGATATTCAGGGCCATGCCGCCCGCTTCCGCGTCGCGGGCAATCGCGATGTGCTGGAGGCGGATATCGATCGCTTCACCCGCAATCTCACCATCGCGCTTTCGATCTTCGGTCTCGGCGGCCTTGGCGTCAATGCGTTGACCATTCTGTTCGGTCTCAGGCCGCTTGACCAGGTGCGCCGCTCGCTCGAAAAGATTCGCGCGGGCGAGAGCGAGCGCCTGGACGGTGCTTTCCCGCGTGAGATCCAGCCGCTTGCCAACGAGGTGAACGCGCTCATCGACAGCAATCGCCGCATCATCGAGCGGGCGCGCATGCAGGTCGGCAACCTTGCCCATTCCCTGAAGACGCCGATCGCAGTTCTGCTGAACGAAGCGCGTGTACTGGAAGTACCGCATGGGGAATTGGTGAAGACGCAGGCCGATGCCATGCAGACCCAGGTGCAAATCTATCTCAGCCGCGCGCGGATCGCCGCGCAGCGGGGCTCGATCCTCGCCAGAACCGAGGCCCAGCCCGCGCTCGAACGGCTTGTTCGGGTGATGCGCCGCCTCAATCCCGAAAGGCAGTTCAGCCTGTCGATCAATCCACCGGGTTTGATATTGGCGATGGAGCAGCAGGACGTCGAGGAGACGGTCGGCAATCTGCTCGAAAACGCCGCACGGCATGCACGCGACCATGTCTCACTAACTGTCCGGCCCGCCCCGGATGACGTGCACGGCAAGGACCACGGCCGGCACTGGATCGTACTCGACGTCGATGACGACGGTCCGGGGCTCGATCCCGACCAGATCGCCTTGGCAATGAAGCGTGGCAAAAGGCTCGATGAGAGCAAGCCCGGCACCGGGCTTGGACTTTCGATCGTGAGCGAGATTGTCGGAGAATACCAAGGCACGATCGAGCTTTCGCGGCGCGATGAGGGAGGATTGCGGGCCCAACTCGTTCTGCCTGCTGCGGTTTAG
- the feuP gene encoding two-component system response regulator FeuP, with protein MRILIVEDDANLNRQLADALKEAGYVVDQAFDGEEGHYLGDAEPYDAVILDIGLPEMDGITVLEKWRGDGKTMPVLILTARDRWSDKVAGIDAGADDYVAKPFHVEEVLARIRALIRRAAGHASSEIVCGPVRLDTKGSKATARGVPLKLTSHEFRLLSYLMHHMGQVVSRTELVEHMYDQDFDRDSNTIEVFVGRLRKKIGNDLIETVRGLGYRMQAPGNGN; from the coding sequence ATGCGCATACTTATAGTCGAGGACGACGCCAACCTGAACAGGCAGTTGGCCGACGCGTTGAAAGAAGCCGGCTACGTCGTCGATCAGGCCTTCGACGGCGAGGAGGGCCACTATCTTGGCGACGCGGAACCCTATGACGCGGTAATCCTCGACATCGGCCTGCCGGAGATGGACGGCATTACCGTTCTCGAGAAGTGGCGCGGCGACGGCAAGACCATGCCGGTCCTGATTCTGACCGCGCGCGACCGCTGGAGCGACAAGGTGGCCGGTATCGACGCCGGTGCTGATGATTATGTCGCCAAGCCCTTCCATGTGGAGGAGGTTCTTGCCCGTATCCGCGCATTGATCCGCCGGGCCGCAGGCCATGCGAGTTCCGAGATCGTTTGTGGTCCGGTGCGGCTCGATACCAAGGGCTCCAAAGCGACCGCTCGCGGCGTGCCGCTGAAGCTCACCTCACATGAGTTCCGGCTGCTCTCCTACCTGATGCACCATATGGGGCAGGTGGTTTCGCGCACGGAACTGGTCGAACACATGTATGATCAGGATTTCGACCGGGACTCCAACACGATCGAAGTGTTCGTCGGCCGGTTGCGCAAGAAAATCGGCAACGACCTGATCGAAACGGTCCGCGGCCTCGGATATCGCATGCAAGCGCCCGGCAATGGCAATTAG
- a CDS encoding transglycosylase domain-containing protein: MQVDWKLASCKYHYGQANLRDENAVQEPKKEDNRPKRRHIFLRIDSWIDSTVWNAGFRLGEWWEDTTIFFRRFRVRGWKRAVFELLGEAATWGTAGSVLMLALALPAFEETKGNWRAQSDFAVTFLDRYGNEIGHRGIIHEDSAPIDELPDHLIKAVLATEDRRFFDHWGIDFLGLARAMTENARAGGVVQGGSTLTQQLAKNLFLSNERTIERKIKEAFLAVWLECNLSKKEILRLYLDRAYMGGGTFGAAAASQFYFGKAITDINLAESAMLAGLFKAPARYAPHVNLPAARGRANEVLTNMVQGGLMTEGQVIAARLNPATVVDRAQVKAPDFFLDWAFDEVQRVAAPFAQHSLIVRTTIDMGLQQAAEESVESSLRQYGESYEVKQGALVMVENGGAVRAMVGGRDYGESQFNRATRALRQPGSSFKVYTYAAAMEKGMTPETVVVDAPITWRGWSPQNYARKYAGRVTLMNALARSINTVPVRLAKDKLGTEIIAATAKKMGVETPIRTDKTMPLGTSEVTVLDQATAYAVFPAGGLQARRHGISQILNYDGDILYDFGRDAPPPQRVLSEQAVSSMNRILTQIPVIGTARRAALDNGIVTGGKTGTTQAYRDAWFIGFTGDYTTAVWFGNDDYTSTNEMTGGSLPAMTFKRLMDYAEQGIEHRAIPGIDNPLPGATKKPEAVADAKPDESALPPLVRPRSLSAEVTRLLKAIGATFEKASPLKAPEKNSGRVAVLETPTTNSPDRVTTNATNN, encoded by the coding sequence ATGCAAGTAGATTGGAAACTCGCCTCGTGCAAATATCATTATGGGCAAGCGAACCTTCGAGACGAGAACGCCGTGCAGGAACCGAAGAAAGAGGACAACCGGCCGAAGAGGCGACACATCTTTCTCAGGATCGATTCCTGGATCGACTCGACGGTGTGGAATGCCGGTTTCCGGCTGGGCGAATGGTGGGAAGACACGACGATCTTCTTTCGGCGCTTTCGCGTACGCGGCTGGAAGAGAGCGGTTTTCGAACTGCTTGGCGAAGCGGCGACGTGGGGGACGGCGGGCTCGGTGCTGATGCTGGCTCTGGCCCTGCCGGCATTCGAGGAGACCAAGGGCAATTGGCGCGCCCAGAGCGACTTTGCGGTGACCTTCCTCGACCGTTACGGCAATGAGATCGGCCACCGCGGCATCATCCATGAAGACTCGGCCCCGATCGACGAATTGCCGGACCATCTCATCAAGGCAGTGCTCGCCACGGAGGACCGGCGTTTCTTCGATCACTGGGGCATCGATTTTCTCGGCCTGGCACGCGCCATGACCGAGAACGCCCGGGCGGGCGGCGTGGTCCAGGGCGGGTCGACTCTCACCCAACAGCTTGCCAAAAACCTGTTCCTGTCGAACGAACGCACGATCGAGCGCAAGATCAAGGAGGCCTTCCTCGCCGTCTGGCTGGAATGCAACCTGTCAAAGAAGGAAATCCTGCGCCTCTACCTCGATCGCGCCTATATGGGCGGCGGCACTTTTGGGGCGGCTGCGGCTTCGCAATTTTATTTCGGCAAGGCCATCACCGACATCAATCTCGCCGAATCCGCCATGCTCGCCGGCCTTTTCAAAGCCCCGGCGCGCTATGCGCCGCACGTGAACCTGCCGGCCGCACGCGGCCGCGCCAACGAGGTTCTCACCAACATGGTTCAGGGCGGCCTGATGACTGAGGGCCAGGTGATTGCCGCCCGCCTCAATCCCGCGACCGTGGTCGACCGCGCCCAAGTCAAGGCGCCCGACTTCTTCCTCGACTGGGCCTTTGACGAAGTCCAGCGTGTCGCCGCCCCCTTCGCGCAGCACTCGCTGATCGTGCGCACGACGATCGACATGGGCCTGCAACAAGCGGCCGAGGAGTCGGTCGAGTCAAGCCTCCGGCAGTATGGCGAAAGTTATGAGGTGAAGCAGGGCGCTCTGGTCATGGTGGAAAATGGCGGTGCCGTACGTGCTATGGTCGGCGGGCGCGACTATGGCGAAAGCCAGTTCAATCGGGCAACAAGGGCGCTGAGGCAGCCGGGCTCCTCTTTCAAGGTCTATACCTACGCCGCGGCGATGGAAAAGGGCATGACCCCGGAGACGGTGGTCGTCGATGCGCCGATCACCTGGCGCGGCTGGTCGCCGCAGAATTACGCCCGCAAGTATGCCGGTCGGGTTACCTTGATGAACGCGCTGGCGAGATCTATCAATACCGTCCCTGTCCGTCTCGCCAAGGACAAGCTCGGCACCGAGATCATTGCCGCCACCGCAAAGAAGATGGGCGTCGAAACGCCCATCCGCACCGACAAGACCATGCCGCTCGGCACCTCCGAAGTGACCGTGCTCGACCAGGCGACGGCCTACGCCGTCTTTCCTGCGGGCGGCCTGCAGGCGCGGCGACATGGCATCAGCCAGATCCTCAACTACGACGGCGACATCCTTTACGATTTCGGCCGCGATGCGCCTCCGCCGCAACGGGTTCTAAGCGAGCAGGCGGTCTCGTCGATGAACCGCATTCTGACGCAGATTCCGGTGATTGGCACCGCGCGGCGCGCAGCCCTCGACAACGGCATCGTCACCGGCGGCAAGACGGGCACTACGCAGGCCTATCGCGATGCGTGGTTTATCGGCTTCACCGGCGACTATACGACGGCTGTCTGGTTCGGCAATGACGACTATACATCGACGAACGAGATGACCGGTGGTTCGTTGCCGGCCATGACCTTCAAACGGCTGATGGATTATGCAGAGCAGGGCATCGAGCATCGCGCGATCCCCGGCATAGACAACCCGCTTCCCGGCGCCACCAAGAAGCCGGAGGCAGTGGCGGATGCAAAGCCCGATGAAAGTGCCCTTCCGCCGCTCGTTCGCCCGCGCTCTCTCTCTGCCGAGGTGACCAGGCTGCTGAAAGCGATCGGCGCAACGTTCGAAAAAGCCTCCCCGCTCAAAGCACCCGAAAAAAACTCCGGCAGGGTCGCAGTGCTTGAGACGCCGACGACGAACTCCCCGGACCGCGTTACGACGAATGCCACAAACAATTGA
- a CDS encoding MmcQ/YjbR family DNA-binding protein, with translation MLTEELERLALSLPGTQENAHFGTRDFRVGKRIFMSLPEAGRAVFKFTPDQQRMLLEMEPGFCAAVPGGWGERGWTSLYFADADEALVRQSMETAWRNVAPKSLVKKNGGA, from the coding sequence ATGCTGACCGAAGAGCTCGAAAGGCTGGCGCTCAGCCTGCCCGGAACGCAAGAGAATGCCCATTTCGGAACGCGGGATTTTCGCGTGGGCAAGCGGATTTTCATGTCCCTGCCGGAGGCAGGTCGCGCGGTCTTCAAATTCACCCCCGATCAACAGCGCATGTTGCTGGAAATGGAGCCCGGGTTTTGCGCCGCCGTGCCCGGCGGCTGGGGAGAGCGCGGCTGGACCTCGCTCTATTTCGCCGACGCCGACGAGGCGCTTGTCCGGCAATCGATGGAAACCGCATGGCGCAACGTCGCGCCAAAAAGCCTCGTGAAGAAGAACGGCGGCGCTTGA
- the ccmE gene encoding cytochrome c maturation protein CcmE has product MTRKQKRLAIIGGGVGFLMAAVLLVMFAFSQAVAYFYVPGDLAKAGLAPGTRIRLGGLVESGSLKRGEGKTVTFNVTDTLGTVPVTYTGILPDLFREGQGVVAEGAFVAGSPVFVADTVLAKHDETYMPKDVADRLKAQGVALGGKENIQ; this is encoded by the coding sequence ATGACACGCAAGCAGAAACGGTTGGCGATCATCGGCGGTGGCGTTGGCTTCTTGATGGCCGCCGTCTTGCTGGTGATGTTCGCCTTCAGCCAGGCGGTCGCCTACTTCTATGTTCCGGGTGATCTCGCCAAGGCAGGCCTTGCGCCGGGAACGCGCATTCGCCTCGGCGGCCTCGTCGAAAGCGGCTCGCTCAAGCGTGGCGAGGGCAAGACCGTGACCTTCAACGTGACCGATACGCTGGGAACGGTACCGGTGACCTATACCGGCATCCTGCCCGACCTCTTCCGCGAGGGACAGGGTGTGGTGGCCGAGGGTGCATTTGTTGCAGGCAGCCCGGTGTTTGTCGCGGATACGGTGCTTGCCAAGCACGATGAAACCTATATGCCGAAAGATGTTGCAGACCGCCTGAAGGCCCAAGGTGTTGCGCTCGGCGGCAAGGAAAACATTCAATGA
- a CDS encoding SH3 domain-containing protein yields MKDAFFRAAIVCALLLVPAVAEAAEGFSTANVNMRSGPSTRYPAVTVIPAGEPVEIHGCLADLPWCDVSFYGGRGWVADRYVQAAYRSRRVYLEPENYRPLGIPTVVFQFDRYWDRNYRGRDFYRDRDRWRRGPDWAEDRDRRDWERQRTWDRREWERRQVSEDRREWERDRDRREWRRDDEMRMVPVCGFDNASCEND; encoded by the coding sequence GTGAAAGATGCGTTTTTTCGGGCAGCCATTGTTTGTGCGCTTCTGCTCGTCCCGGCGGTAGCCGAGGCTGCGGAAGGTTTTTCCACCGCCAATGTCAACATGCGATCGGGGCCGAGCACACGCTATCCGGCCGTGACCGTCATCCCGGCCGGCGAACCGGTGGAAATCCACGGCTGCCTGGCGGACCTGCCCTGGTGTGATGTTTCCTTCTATGGTGGCCGCGGTTGGGTTGCCGACCGCTATGTGCAAGCTGCCTACCGCAGCCGGAGGGTTTATCTGGAGCCGGAAAATTACCGCCCGCTTGGCATTCCCACGGTCGTCTTCCAGTTCGATCGTTACTGGGATCGCAACTACCGGGGCCGCGACTTCTATCGTGACCGTGACCGCTGGCGCCGTGGTCCCGACTGGGCAGAGGATCGGGACCGGCGTGACTGGGAGCGACAGCGGACGTGGGATCGTCGCGAATGGGAACGCAGGCAAGTGAGCGAGGATCGCCGGGAATGGGAGCGTGACCGCGACCGGCGTGAATGGCGGCGCGACGATGAAATGCGCATGGTTCCGGTGTGTGGTTTCGACAACGCCTCGTGTGAGAACGACTGA
- the ccmI gene encoding c-type cytochrome biogenesis protein CcmI, translating into MLFWILVAILTAAVAVVLVLPLMRATAPLSSPHSHDIEVYRDQLEEVKRDQKSGLISGEDEELASAEIARRLLAASAADAPIEQSGLKSLRSNRIAQLFVLVSLPAVGLFVYLVTGSPGVPAQPLAARLANPGDDINILIARAENHLAANPGDGQGWDLLAPIYMRSGRVEDAVAAYDQAIRLLGPTPARLGGYAEALIVQSGGLVTADAQEALKKSLALDPNDPRSEFYLALGLKQEGKQQDALAAFRRLAGNSPADAPWLPLVNQHIAELSAGQAPAGNTMPANPTSEDMAAAAQMDAGDRQAMIRGMVDSLSSKLKENPANFEGWMRLIRSYVVLDQRDEARDALQQGLKAFPATGDQGKQLLALGRELGIEAGGEEK; encoded by the coding sequence ATGTTGTTTTGGATCCTCGTCGCTATTTTGACGGCGGCAGTTGCTGTCGTGCTCGTTCTCCCGCTGATGCGGGCAACGGCGCCGCTTTCGTCTCCACACAGCCATGACATCGAAGTTTATCGCGACCAGCTCGAGGAAGTGAAGCGGGATCAGAAGTCCGGCCTGATCAGCGGCGAGGACGAGGAACTCGCGAGCGCCGAGATCGCGCGCCGGCTGCTTGCGGCAAGCGCCGCGGACGCGCCCATCGAGCAGAGCGGTTTGAAATCTCTGCGCTCGAATCGCATCGCGCAGCTCTTCGTTCTTGTCAGTCTTCCCGCCGTGGGGCTTTTTGTCTATCTCGTCACCGGCAGTCCCGGCGTGCCGGCGCAACCGCTTGCGGCCAGACTTGCCAATCCGGGCGACGACATCAACATTTTGATCGCGCGGGCCGAGAACCATCTTGCGGCAAATCCGGGCGATGGCCAAGGCTGGGATCTGCTGGCACCGATCTACATGCGCAGCGGACGGGTTGAGGACGCCGTTGCCGCTTACGACCAGGCGATTCGCCTGCTCGGACCGACACCCGCCAGACTCGGCGGTTATGCGGAGGCCTTGATCGTGCAGTCCGGCGGCCTTGTGACGGCCGATGCGCAGGAAGCCTTGAAGAAGTCGCTTGCCCTCGACCCCAACGACCCGCGCTCGGAATTCTATCTGGCTCTTGGTCTCAAGCAGGAGGGTAAGCAGCAGGATGCGCTCGCCGCGTTCCGCAGGCTTGCCGGCAATTCTCCTGCCGACGCGCCCTGGCTGCCATTGGTGAACCAGCACATCGCGGAGCTCTCCGCTGGTCAAGCGCCCGCCGGCAATACGATGCCCGCAAACCCGACATCCGAGGATATGGCGGCTGCCGCGCAGATGGACGCTGGCGATCGCCAGGCCATGATCCGCGGCATGGTCGACAGCCTGTCGAGCAAGCTGAAGGAAAACCCCGCGAACTTTGAAGGATGGATGCGCCTGATCCGTTCCTACGTTGTGCTTGATCAAAGAGACGAGGCGCGCGACGCTCTACAGCAAGGGCTGAAGGCGTTCCCGGCCACCGGGGATCAGGGAAAGCAGTTGCTGGCTCTCGGCCGCGAACTCGGGATCGAGGCGGGCGGAGAAGAAAAATGA
- a CDS encoding YcgN family cysteine cluster protein: protein MGEMPFWKTKSLEEMSNAEWESLCDGCGLCCLNKLEDWDTGEIAWTSIRCTLLDGESCRCKDYDNRQATVPDCIQLTPKVVHEISWLPPTCAYRLIGEGRDLYWWHPLVSGDPETVHAAGISVRGRTVAEDGIDVEDYEDYLVTWPLEVGLEPAR, encoded by the coding sequence ATGGGCGAAATGCCTTTCTGGAAAACCAAAAGCCTTGAAGAAATGAGCAATGCCGAGTGGGAAAGCCTCTGCGACGGCTGTGGGCTTTGCTGCCTGAACAAGCTCGAGGACTGGGATACGGGCGAGATCGCCTGGACGTCGATCCGCTGTACTCTGCTCGATGGTGAAAGCTGTCGCTGCAAGGATTACGACAACAGGCAGGCGACTGTACCTGATTGCATCCAACTGACGCCGAAGGTGGTGCATGAGATCTCATGGCTGCCGCCGACCTGCGCCTACAGGCTGATCGGCGAGGGGAGGGACCTCTATTGGTGGCATCCTCTCGTCTCCGGCGACCCGGAAACCGTCCATGCGGCCGGCATATCCGTGCGCGGGCGCACGGTCGCCGAGGACGGTATCGATGTCGAGGATTATGAGGACTACCTGGTTACTTGGCCGCTGGAAGTAGGACTGGAACCGGCCCGTTAG